Proteins encoded within one genomic window of Apis mellifera strain DH4 linkage group LG1, Amel_HAv3.1, whole genome shotgun sequence:
- the LOC408589 gene encoding uncharacterized protein LOC408589 isoform X2 produces the protein MSFEVEKQKFLNMPPEEKRKYYKGIINTIDEIPTWFQYWNKNKTNINMIDLEKIEKINEEMANKISIWQGDITSLEIDAIVNAANSSLLGGGGVDGAIHKAAGPNLKKECATLGGCHVGEAKITGGYMLPAKYVIHTVGPQGEKPEKLKECYENSLIVAKENQLRTIAFPCISTGIYGYPQRPAAKVALLTVKKFLTENKNAVDRIIFCLFLKTDKDIYEELLQKYFAID, from the exons ATGTCGTTCGAAGTTGAAAAAC AGAAATTCTTGAACATGCCgccagaagaaaaaagaaaatattataagggAATTATAAATACGATAGACGAAATACCAACATGGTTTCAAtactggaataaaaataaaacaaatataaatatgatcgatctcgaaaaaattgaaaagatcaACGAAGAAATggctaataaaatttcgatatggCAAGGAGATATTACATCTCTTGAGATAGATGCGATCGTCAATGCAGCAAACTCGAGTCTTCTTGGCGGCGGTGGAg ttGATGGAGCTATACACAAAGCTGCTGGAcctaatttgaaaaaagaatgcgCTACTTTAGGTGGATGTCATGTCGGTGAAGCTAAAATAACCGGTGGTTATATGTTGCCAGCAAAGT atgtGATTCATACTGTTGGTCCACAAGGGGAAAAAccagaaaaattaaaggaatgTTATGAAAACAGTTTAATCGTTGCTAAAGAAAATCAATTGCGCACAATTGCTTTCCCTTGTATATCAACAGGAATTTATGGATATCCACAAAGACCAGCAGCTAAAGTGGCTTTATTGACAGTCAAGAAGTTCCTAACAGAGAACAAAAATGCT gtggatagaataattttttgcctATTTTTGAAAACCGACAAAGATATATACGAAGaattgttacaaaaatattttgctattGATTAG
- the LOC408589 gene encoding uncharacterized protein LOC408589 isoform X1 yields the protein MLTHRANIADRFAVIAVVRSTIQNFLIGKNFVTFAKPQSRMSFEVEKQKFLNMPPEEKRKYYKGIINTIDEIPTWFQYWNKNKTNINMIDLEKIEKINEEMANKISIWQGDITSLEIDAIVNAANSSLLGGGGVDGAIHKAAGPNLKKECATLGGCHVGEAKITGGYMLPAKYVIHTVGPQGEKPEKLKECYENSLIVAKENQLRTIAFPCISTGIYGYPQRPAAKVALLTVKKFLTENKNAVDRIIFCLFLKTDKDIYEELLQKYFAID from the exons ATGTTGACTCACAGA GCGAACATCGCCGATCGTTTTGCAGTTATCGCCGTAGTTCGATCGACCATTCAGAATTTCTTGATTGGAAAGAATTTTGTTACATTTGCTAAACCTCAATCAAGAATGTCGTTCGAAGTTGAAAAAC AGAAATTCTTGAACATGCCgccagaagaaaaaagaaaatattataagggAATTATAAATACGATAGACGAAATACCAACATGGTTTCAAtactggaataaaaataaaacaaatataaatatgatcgatctcgaaaaaattgaaaagatcaACGAAGAAATggctaataaaatttcgatatggCAAGGAGATATTACATCTCTTGAGATAGATGCGATCGTCAATGCAGCAAACTCGAGTCTTCTTGGCGGCGGTGGAg ttGATGGAGCTATACACAAAGCTGCTGGAcctaatttgaaaaaagaatgcgCTACTTTAGGTGGATGTCATGTCGGTGAAGCTAAAATAACCGGTGGTTATATGTTGCCAGCAAAGT atgtGATTCATACTGTTGGTCCACAAGGGGAAAAAccagaaaaattaaaggaatgTTATGAAAACAGTTTAATCGTTGCTAAAGAAAATCAATTGCGCACAATTGCTTTCCCTTGTATATCAACAGGAATTTATGGATATCCACAAAGACCAGCAGCTAAAGTGGCTTTATTGACAGTCAAGAAGTTCCTAACAGAGAACAAAAATGCT gtggatagaataattttttgcctATTTTTGAAAACCGACAAAGATATATACGAAGaattgttacaaaaatattttgctattGATTAG